Proteins encoded by one window of Bacillus mycoides:
- a CDS encoding helix-turn-helix transcriptional regulator, which produces MGWLISGKGRKSKLSNFLEKNKITQQELAERSGVSKSTVSRVCQGDKFSPTMKNAQKIIKALKKLTNKDVHYDDFWM; this is translated from the coding sequence ATGGGATGGCTTATTTCTGGTAAAGGGAGAAAATCAAAACTCTCCAATTTTCTGGAGAAAAACAAAATTACTCAACAAGAATTAGCGGAAAGAAGCGGTGTCAGTAAATCTACAGTTAGTCGTGTATGCCAAGGGGATAAATTCTCACCGACTATGAAGAATGCACAAAAGATTATTAAAGCGTTGAAAAAGTTAACGAATAAAGATGTCCATTACGATGATTTTTGGATGTAA
- a CDS encoding plasmid segregation protein ParM domain-containing protein, producing the protein MKKVLVIDHGNGNIKGRSEVAAGVLPSLVAFKKDVGESITGKKTKLKTYEIEGIEYVWGKDITKVKDVFATYGFQNRYKEPLYKVLTSIALADLALKSKVQPTDEVIVITGVPSNEIGTEAANDLKAVFEGLHTVKVDGKTVKVNVEEVIILPQPIGTVMGQYLDTDGFVADERYEDIHVGVIDIGTGTTDLDSITGLRRENEFKSVEAGMKDVYQEIADYINSQNSNAKVEYYHVEPFFESGQYKLSERHIIDFEEIKPKAVFQVSEKIKQGIKNAWKTFDRFDEIIITGGGAELFASAIEDLVGGVKVAEKPQQANAEGFFKYGMFKVSEEDGE; encoded by the coding sequence GTGAAAAAAGTATTAGTAATTGACCATGGTAATGGAAATATTAAAGGTAGAAGTGAAGTTGCAGCAGGAGTATTACCTTCATTAGTGGCTTTTAAAAAAGATGTAGGGGAATCAATCACAGGTAAAAAGACGAAATTAAAGACTTATGAAATTGAAGGTATCGAATATGTTTGGGGGAAAGACATTACAAAAGTAAAAGATGTCTTTGCAACTTACGGATTCCAAAATAGATATAAAGAGCCTTTATACAAAGTGTTAACAAGTATCGCTCTTGCTGATCTTGCTCTTAAAAGTAAAGTGCAACCAACTGATGAAGTAATTGTAATCACAGGAGTACCGAGTAATGAAATTGGTACAGAAGCTGCTAATGATTTAAAAGCGGTGTTTGAAGGACTACATACAGTAAAAGTTGATGGTAAAACAGTAAAAGTTAATGTAGAAGAAGTTATCATTCTACCTCAACCAATTGGAACAGTAATGGGCCAATACTTAGATACGGATGGGTTCGTAGCAGACGAACGTTATGAAGATATCCATGTAGGAGTGATTGATATCGGAACAGGAACAACAGATTTAGACTCAATCACTGGACTACGTCGCGAAAATGAGTTCAAGTCAGTTGAAGCTGGAATGAAGGATGTTTATCAAGAAATCGCGGATTATATCAATTCTCAAAACTCTAATGCAAAAGTGGAATACTACCATGTTGAGCCTTTCTTTGAATCAGGACAATATAAACTTTCAGAGCGTCACATTATTGATTTCGAAGAAATTAAACCAAAAGCTGTATTCCAAGTATCTGAAAAGATTAAACAAGGTATTAAAAACGCATGGAAAACGTTTGACCGTTTCGATGAAATCATTATTACTGGCGGTGGAGCAGAACTATTTGCAAGTGCTATTGAAGATTTAGTTGGTGGTGTGAAGGTAGCAGAAAAGCCGCAACAAGCGAATGCAGAAGGATTTTTCAAATACGGAATGTTTAAAGTGAGTGAAGAAGATGGCGAGTAA